In a genomic window of Bradyrhizobium ontarionense:
- a CDS encoding tyrosine-type recombinase/integrase — protein sequence MVKITKRVVEAAEVQEKDYIIWDDELPGFGLRVFSSGKRSYVIQYRTRGRSRRYTVGLHGAWVAETARREAKVQLGRVAGGDDPVEERQLGHKAITVKELCTRYLADLQAGLILGKGGRPKKGSTIVTVKGRIERHIVPLLGTRRVKDLTKTDINRILKDIMSGRTRVSVKTKKLRGKAIVRGGAGTATRTVGLLGGILTYAVEGGIIENNPAHGLRKPKDNVRTRRLSEAEYRILGRMLRDAAEQEKYATVVDIIRQLALTGCRRSEMISLRWTEVDADSSCLRLKDSKEGGSIRPIGLPVVEYFERRRTNDVGTYVFPRQGEDSAFGSFPNHWKHIFENSPLSDITPHVLRHSFASIANDLGITEVTIAALVGHAKGSVTSKYIHTLDTALITAADTISGYVHGLLDGIEFKQAAYALDRDSRKASLARFLRRASSGDQGEADEKCRLAA from the coding sequence ATGGTCAAGATCACAAAGAGGGTTGTCGAGGCGGCGGAAGTCCAAGAGAAGGACTACATAATATGGGACGACGAGTTGCCTGGCTTTGGGCTACGGGTCTTCAGTTCCGGCAAGCGCAGTTATGTTATCCAGTATCGAACGAGAGGTCGCTCACGTCGCTACACAGTCGGGCTTCACGGAGCTTGGGTGGCAGAGACCGCGCGCCGAGAGGCGAAGGTGCAACTCGGTCGAGTCGCTGGCGGCGATGACCCCGTCGAAGAGCGCCAACTGGGCCACAAGGCGATAACTGTGAAGGAACTGTGTACCCGCTATCTCGCCGATTTGCAGGCCGGTCTCATCCTGGGAAAGGGCGGGCGACCGAAGAAGGGCTCGACAATTGTCACCGTTAAAGGACGCATCGAGCGTCACATCGTTCCGCTCTTAGGTACCCGGCGGGTCAAGGACCTGACAAAGACCGACATCAATAGGATCCTCAAGGACATCATGTCCGGAAGGACGCGGGTTTCGGTCAAGACCAAGAAGCTACGCGGAAAGGCAATCGTCCGCGGCGGCGCCGGAACGGCCACGCGCACGGTGGGTCTCCTCGGCGGCATTCTCACCTACGCCGTCGAAGGCGGCATTATTGAAAATAATCCGGCCCATGGTCTCCGCAAGCCAAAGGACAATGTACGAACACGTCGACTGTCGGAGGCTGAATATCGGATACTGGGTCGGATGCTCCGTGACGCAGCAGAGCAGGAGAAATACGCCACGGTCGTCGATATTATTCGACAGCTTGCACTGACGGGATGCCGTCGAAGCGAGATGATCAGCCTGAGATGGACGGAGGTCGACGCGGACTCGAGCTGCTTGCGATTGAAGGACAGCAAGGAAGGTGGTTCCATCCGCCCGATTGGACTGCCTGTCGTCGAATATTTCGAGCGAAGGCGTACCAACGATGTCGGCACATACGTCTTTCCGAGGCAGGGCGAGGACAGCGCGTTCGGCAGCTTCCCGAACCATTGGAAGCACATATTCGAGAACTCGCCGCTATCCGATATTACTCCCCACGTCCTCCGTCATAGCTTCGCGAGTATCGCCAATGATCTCGGCATTACCGAGGTAACCATCGCAGCCCTGGTTGGTCATGCCAAAGGTTCGGTGACGAGCAAGTACATCCATACGCTCGACACAGCGCTGATCACGGCTGCGGACACGATCTCGGGCTACGTTCACGGGCTCCTTGACGGTATTGAGTTCAAGCAGGCCGCCTACGCATTGGACCGGGATTCACGGAAAGCCTCCTTGGCTCGCTTTTTGAGGAGGGCTTCTAGCGGTGACCAGGGCGAGGCCGACGAGAAGTGCCGTCTGGCGGCCTAG
- a CDS encoding UDP-N-acetylglucosamine-peptide N-acetylglucosaminyltransferase — MRSLGRDRNMCAWDDFAQSSTDARLSLAQAQSGQIPPFLLLSVPGMSAGQHRICSELWTRDRIAASSAERTRLDFRFDLTIRDKLRVGYLSNDFHDHATAHLLIEALEAHDRERCELHAFSFGADDQGAMRRRLNDAFHAFHDVAALGDSAAATAVHAAQIDVLVDLKGYTRGARTGILMLHPAPVQVNFLGYPGTLGGDICDYIITDPFVTPPAAAADYSESFAYMPHSYQPHGRTALGPPPARAEVGLPEAGFVFCCFNQAYKLTPMVFDLWCRLLDATPDSVLWLLASDQAEGNLRGEALRRGVAPARLVFAPEMTQSEHLRRLQLADLVLDTAPYGAHTTASDALWAGVPIVTCAGDTFASRVAGSLLHAVGLPELIAADEADYVAVALTLATEPDLLQAAKARLRRNRPVTPLFDAAAYARSLQDLYDQMWRRCRSGAAPEPIWASKS; from the coding sequence ATGAGATCGCTCGGGCGCGACCGCAACATGTGTGCCTGGGACGATTTCGCCCAGTCGTCGACCGATGCCCGTCTTTCGCTGGCGCAGGCGCAATCCGGACAGATTCCGCCGTTCCTGCTGCTCTCGGTGCCCGGCATGAGCGCCGGCCAGCATCGGATCTGCTCGGAGCTGTGGACCCGCGACCGCATCGCGGCGAGCAGCGCGGAGCGGACGCGGTTGGATTTTCGCTTCGACTTGACGATCCGCGACAAGCTTCGTGTCGGATACCTTTCAAACGACTTCCACGACCACGCGACCGCCCATCTGCTGATCGAGGCGCTCGAGGCGCATGACCGGGAGCGATGTGAGCTGCACGCCTTCTCGTTCGGCGCCGATGATCAGGGGGCGATGCGTCGGCGGCTCAACGACGCCTTCCACGCCTTCCACGACGTCGCCGCGTTGGGCGATAGCGCCGCGGCCACCGCGGTGCATGCTGCGCAGATCGATGTTCTGGTCGATCTCAAAGGCTATACGCGCGGCGCCCGGACCGGGATCCTGATGCTGCATCCGGCGCCGGTTCAGGTGAACTTCCTCGGCTATCCCGGAACGCTCGGCGGCGATATCTGCGACTACATCATCACCGATCCGTTCGTGACGCCGCCGGCGGCCGCGGCCGACTATTCCGAGAGCTTCGCCTACATGCCGCATTCGTACCAGCCGCATGGCCGGACGGCGCTCGGCCCGCCGCCGGCCCGTGCCGAGGTGGGCCTGCCGGAAGCCGGCTTCGTGTTCTGCTGCTTCAATCAGGCCTACAAGCTGACGCCCATGGTGTTCGACCTGTGGTGCCGCCTGCTCGACGCGACGCCGGACAGCGTGTTGTGGCTGCTGGCGTCCGATCAGGCCGAGGGCAATCTGCGCGGCGAGGCGCTGCGCCGAGGCGTGGCGCCGGCTCGTCTGGTGTTCGCGCCCGAGATGACGCAGAGCGAGCATCTTCGGCGGCTCCAGCTCGCCGATCTCGTGCTCGACACGGCGCCCTATGGCGCCCACACCACGGCGAGCGACGCGCTCTGGGCCGGCGTGCCGATCGTCACCTGCGCCGGAGATACGTTTGCCTCCCGGGTTGCCGGCAGCCTGCTGCACGCCGTGGGACTTCCCGAGCTCATTGCCGCCGATGAGGCCGACTATGTCGCGGTGGCGCTGACGCTCGCCACCGAGCCGGACCTGCTGCAGGCCGCCAAGGCCAGGCTCCGGCGCAACCGGCCGGTCACCCCGCTGTTCGACGCGGCCGCCTATGCCCGATCTCTGCAGGACCTTTATGACCAGATGTGGCGCCGCTGCCGTAGCGGCGCTGCGCCGGAGCCGATCTGGGCGTCCAAGTCGTGA
- the rbbA gene encoding ribosome-associated ATPase/putative transporter RbbA gives MSIAAPPVAVVRHLSQHYRGVTALDDVSIEIPSGCVVGLIGPDGVGKSSLLSILAGARAIQDGQATVLGADMADRDARTQVCPRIAYMPQGLGKNLYPDLSVRENITFFARLFGQSRAERDWRIAELMEATALADFADRPAKKLSGGMKQKLGLCCSLIHDPDLLILDEPTTGVDPLSRRQFWDLIDRLRARSAAGMSVIVATAYMEEAERFDWLIAMNDGRILAAGSPAELRQQTGAADIEGAFVALLPQAPDSRRAEMPVKTELDGSHETVIVARDLTCRFGDFTAVDRVNFSIRKGEIFGFVGSNGCGKTTTMKMLTGLLPPSEGEALIFGRSMEAGNYESRSRVGYMSQAFSLYGELTVRQNLVLHARLFHLPPEFAEKRIAELVDRCDLTDHIDGLAADLPLGIRQRLSLAVAIVHKPDLLILDEPTSGVDPVARNQFWRLLIELSRDDDMTIFVSTHFMNEAARCDRLSLMHEGRVLATDTPDGLIRAKGAQTLEQAFIAFLEQEVGVDAPPPTLTQANPARASDAVAAGGRRARFSPRRMFAYTIREGLELIRDPIRLLFALFGTAFLMIVFGVGISTDVNNLTFAALDRDQTPESRAYLAELRGSRYFLEKPPLADYADLERRMKTGDIKASIEIPPNFGVDIKRGRPAFVSAWIDGAMPFRAETIRGYLEGTHQLYLGDPAVKTTRPAAASAVNVEIRFKYNQAFDSIYAMVPSTIAMLLALFPAILMALAVVREKELGSITNLYVTPVTRLEFLLGKQLPYVGVALVNFAVMFAMAILLFGVPLKGAFLPLLVGTVVYVFTTTAYGMLISTFCSTQIAALFGTAILTVLPATQFSGMMVPVSSLSGVARMLGMGFPMTYYRPISVGTFTKGLGFADVGPDILALLVFIPVLIGLSLVLLPKQER, from the coding sequence ATGAGCATCGCCGCGCCTCCGGTCGCGGTCGTGAGGCATCTGTCCCAGCACTATCGCGGTGTCACCGCTCTCGACGACGTCTCGATCGAGATCCCCTCCGGCTGCGTGGTCGGCCTGATCGGTCCCGACGGCGTCGGCAAGTCGTCGTTGCTGTCGATCCTGGCCGGCGCGCGTGCGATCCAGGACGGGCAGGCGACCGTGCTCGGTGCCGACATGGCGGACCGCGACGCCCGCACCCAGGTCTGCCCGCGCATCGCCTACATGCCGCAAGGACTGGGGAAGAATCTCTATCCCGACCTCAGCGTCCGCGAGAACATCACATTCTTTGCAAGACTGTTCGGCCAGTCCCGTGCCGAGCGCGACTGGCGCATCGCCGAGCTGATGGAGGCGACGGCGCTCGCCGACTTCGCCGACCGACCGGCGAAGAAGCTGTCCGGCGGCATGAAGCAGAAACTCGGGCTGTGCTGCTCGCTGATCCACGATCCAGACCTGCTCATTCTGGACGAGCCGACCACCGGCGTCGATCCGTTGTCGCGCCGCCAGTTCTGGGACCTGATCGACCGCCTGCGCGCACGCAGCGCGGCCGGCATGAGCGTCATCGTCGCCACCGCCTACATGGAGGAGGCCGAGCGGTTCGACTGGCTGATCGCGATGAACGACGGCCGCATCCTCGCGGCCGGTTCGCCTGCGGAGCTGAGGCAGCAGACCGGGGCGGCCGACATCGAGGGCGCCTTCGTTGCCCTGCTGCCGCAGGCGCCCGATTCGCGTCGTGCGGAGATGCCGGTCAAAACCGAGCTCGACGGCAGCCACGAGACTGTCATCGTCGCGCGCGATTTGACCTGCCGCTTCGGTGATTTCACCGCTGTCGACCGTGTCAATTTCTCGATCCGCAAGGGCGAGATCTTCGGCTTCGTCGGCTCCAACGGCTGCGGCAAGACCACGACCATGAAGATGCTCACCGGCCTTCTGCCGCCAAGCGAAGGCGAGGCGCTGATCTTCGGCCGTTCCATGGAGGCCGGCAACTACGAGTCGCGCAGCCGCGTCGGCTACATGTCGCAGGCCTTCTCGCTCTATGGTGAGCTCACGGTGCGGCAGAACCTGGTGCTGCACGCGCGCCTGTTCCATCTGCCTCCCGAGTTCGCGGAGAAGCGCATCGCGGAGCTGGTCGATCGCTGCGATCTGACGGATCATATCGACGGCCTCGCAGCCGATCTGCCGCTCGGTATCCGCCAGCGGCTGTCGCTTGCGGTGGCGATCGTCCACAAGCCCGACCTGCTGATTCTGGATGAGCCGACCTCGGGCGTCGATCCGGTGGCACGTAATCAGTTCTGGCGTTTGCTGATCGAATTGTCGCGCGATGACGACATGACGATCTTCGTCTCGACGCATTTCATGAACGAGGCCGCGCGCTGCGACCGGCTGTCGCTGATGCATGAGGGTCGCGTGCTGGCGACCGACACGCCGGACGGGCTGATCCGGGCCAAGGGCGCGCAGACGCTGGAGCAGGCCTTCATCGCCTTCCTGGAGCAGGAGGTCGGTGTCGACGCTCCGCCGCCGACGCTGACGCAGGCCAATCCGGCCCGCGCATCGGACGCGGTTGCAGCAGGCGGCAGGCGAGCGCGGTTCAGTCCGCGCCGGATGTTTGCCTACACCATCCGCGAAGGTCTCGAACTCATCCGCGATCCGATCAGGCTGTTGTTCGCGCTGTTCGGCACGGCCTTCCTGATGATCGTGTTCGGTGTCGGCATCTCCACCGACGTCAACAATCTGACCTTCGCCGCGCTCGATCGCGATCAGACGCCGGAGAGCCGTGCCTATCTCGCCGAGCTCAGAGGCTCGCGCTATTTCCTCGAGAAGCCGCCGCTCGCCGACTACGCCGATCTGGAGCGGCGCATGAAGACCGGCGACATCAAGGCCTCGATCGAGATCCCGCCCAATTTCGGCGTCGACATCAAGCGCGGCCGTCCCGCCTTCGTGTCGGCCTGGATCGATGGCGCCATGCCGTTCCGCGCCGAGACCATCCGCGGCTATCTCGAAGGCACGCACCAGCTCTATCTCGGCGATCCCGCGGTCAAGACGACCCGGCCGGCGGCGGCGTCCGCGGTCAATGTCGAGATCCGCTTCAAGTACAATCAGGCGTTCGACAGCATCTATGCGATGGTGCCGAGCACGATCGCCATGCTGCTGGCGCTGTTTCCAGCGATCCTGATGGCGCTCGCCGTGGTCCGGGAGAAGGAGCTCGGCTCGATCACCAATCTCTATGTCACACCGGTGACACGGCTCGAATTCCTGCTCGGCAAGCAGCTGCCTTACGTCGGCGTCGCGCTGGTGAATTTCGCGGTCATGTTTGCGATGGCGATCCTGCTGTTCGGTGTCCCTCTCAAGGGCGCGTTCCTGCCGCTGCTCGTGGGCACCGTCGTCTACGTCTTCACCACGACGGCCTATGGCATGCTGATCTCGACCTTCTGCAGCACCCAGATCGCGGCGCTGTTCGGCACCGCGATCCTCACGGTGCTGCCGGCGACGCAGTTCTCGGGGATGATGGTGCCGGTGTCGTCGCTGTCCGGGGTGGCGCGCATGCTCGGCATGGGATTTCCGATGACCTATTACCGCCCGATCAGCGTCGGCACCTTCACCAAGGGTCTGGGCTTTGCGGATGTCGGTCCGGACATCCTGGCGCTGCTCGTCTTCATTCCGGTCCTGATCGGGCTCAGCCTCGTGCTGCTGCCCAAGCAGGAGAGATGA
- a CDS encoding TetR/AcrR family transcriptional regulator, translating to MRTLNERADVIPPIAEVFREFGFEGTSLSRITEKTGLGKGSLYHFFPGGKEEMARAVLAHVDAWFEREIFAPLRDDPPQQSIARMWRGVDDYFRSGRRVCLVGAFALDETRDRFAAAIASYFTRWIEGLRDALLRSGWSAAQAGDSAEEVVLGIQGALVLARATNNEAVFGRALVRFQRRLQQPAAI from the coding sequence ATGCGGACGCTCAACGAGCGCGCCGACGTCATCCCGCCGATCGCCGAGGTGTTTCGCGAGTTCGGCTTCGAGGGCACCTCGCTCAGCCGCATCACCGAGAAGACAGGCTTGGGCAAAGGCAGCCTGTATCACTTCTTCCCAGGCGGGAAGGAGGAGATGGCGCGTGCCGTACTGGCGCATGTCGACGCCTGGTTCGAGCGCGAGATCTTTGCGCCGTTGCGCGATGATCCGCCGCAACAGTCGATCGCGCGGATGTGGCGCGGCGTCGACGACTACTTCCGTTCCGGCCGGCGCGTCTGTCTCGTCGGGGCCTTCGCCCTGGACGAGACGCGCGACCGTTTCGCGGCTGCCATTGCCAGCTACTTCACACGCTGGATCGAAGGCCTGCGCGATGCGCTGCTGCGCAGCGGCTGGTCGGCGGCGCAGGCGGGCGACAGCGCCGAGGAGGTGGTGCTTGGCATCCAGGGCGCGCTGGTGCTGGCGCGCGCCACCAACAACGAGGCGGTGTTCGGCCGCGCGCTGGTGCGGTTCCAGCGACGCCTGCAACAGCCGGCTGCGATCTGA
- a CDS encoding formamidase has protein sequence MNGLGGLNKSPNGVVIGLVQLQLPVVVTKEDLARQTEKIVWMVGKARRNLGTMDLVVFPEYALHGLSMDTNPEIMCRLDGPEVAAFKQACIDNRIWGCFSIMEHNPDGNPYNSGLIIDNNGDIKLYYRKLHPWIPVEPWEPGDIGIPVIEGPRGARIALIICHDGMFPEMARECAYKGAEIMIRTAGYTAPIRDSWRFTNQANAFQNLMVTANVCMCGSDGSFDSMGEGMIVNFDGSILAHGTTGRPDEIITAEVRPDLVREARINWGVENNIYQLWHRGYVAVKGGAMDCPYTFMHDMVAGSYRLPWEDQVKITDGTSCGFPAPTRSFGKLGKAAE, from the coding sequence ATGAATGGACTCGGCGGTCTCAACAAATCCCCCAACGGCGTCGTCATCGGGCTGGTGCAGCTGCAGCTTCCGGTCGTGGTGACCAAGGAAGACCTCGCGCGGCAGACCGAGAAGATCGTCTGGATGGTCGGCAAGGCCCGGCGCAATCTCGGCACCATGGATCTCGTGGTGTTCCCGGAATACGCGCTGCACGGCCTGTCGATGGACACCAATCCCGAGATCATGTGCAGGCTCGACGGTCCGGAGGTCGCGGCGTTCAAGCAGGCCTGCATCGACAACAGGATCTGGGGCTGCTTCTCCATCATGGAGCACAATCCCGACGGCAATCCCTACAATTCCGGCCTGATCATCGACAACAATGGCGACATCAAGCTGTACTATCGCAAGCTGCATCCGTGGATCCCGGTCGAGCCTTGGGAGCCCGGCGACATCGGCATCCCCGTGATCGAGGGGCCGCGCGGCGCCAGGATCGCGCTGATCATCTGCCATGACGGCATGTTCCCGGAGATGGCGCGGGAGTGCGCCTATAAGGGCGCCGAGATCATGATCCGCACGGCCGGCTACACCGCGCCGATCCGCGACAGCTGGCGCTTCACCAACCAGGCCAACGCGTTCCAGAACCTGATGGTGACCGCGAATGTCTGCATGTGCGGCTCCGACGGCTCGTTCGATTCCATGGGCGAGGGCATGATCGTGAATTTCGACGGCAGCATTCTCGCCCATGGCACGACGGGGCGCCCCGACGAGATCATCACCGCCGAGGTGCGGCCCGACCTGGTGCGCGAGGCGCGCATCAACTGGGGCGTCGAGAACAACATCTATCAGCTCTGGCATCGCGGCTATGTCGCGGTGAAGGGCGGCGCGATGGACTGTCCCTACACCTTCATGCACGACATGGTGGCCGGCAGCTACCGGCTGCCCTGGGAGGATCAAGTCAAGATCACCGACGGCACGTCCTGCGGATTTCCGGCGCCGACACGCTCATTCGGCAAGCTCGGCAAGGCGGCCGAGTGA
- a CDS encoding ABC transporter permease — protein MLRSLSTIFWLGTKELRSLFGDLVLIGLVIYSFTVAVISQAQSNSQELHHASLAVVDEDQSELSRRIISAFMLPYFQAPVDIGESQVGPLMNSGRFTFVLDIPPNFQRDVLAGRRPALQVNVDATAMIQAGLGSGYALQIINTEVAWYLARSETSVPAPVNLVTRIAFNPNVTTAWFESVMGIINSVTMLAIILAGAALVREREHGTMDHLLVMPVSPFEIAMSKIWANALVIAVAVVIALYVVVQGILRVPITGSIPLFMGGVVLYLFFATAVGLFLGTIARSMPQLGLLYILVAVPMNLLSGGATPVESQPVWLSTIMKASPSTHFVSFAQAILYRGAGLDVVWPQFVAVAGIAGLFLALTLWRFRAAVGATGA, from the coding sequence ATGTTGCGCTCGCTCTCCACCATCTTCTGGCTCGGCACCAAGGAGTTGCGCAGCCTGTTCGGCGACCTCGTGCTGATCGGGCTCGTGATCTATTCGTTTACGGTCGCGGTGATCAGCCAGGCCCAGAGCAATTCGCAGGAGCTGCACCACGCCTCGCTCGCCGTCGTCGACGAGGACCAATCCGAACTGTCGCGCCGGATCATCAGCGCCTTCATGCTCCCCTATTTCCAGGCGCCTGTTGACATCGGCGAGAGCCAGGTCGGGCCGCTGATGAACAGCGGCCGCTTCACCTTCGTGCTCGACATTCCGCCGAACTTCCAGCGCGACGTGCTGGCGGGGCGCAGGCCGGCGCTGCAGGTCAATGTCGACGCCACCGCGATGATCCAAGCGGGTCTGGGGTCCGGCTACGCACTGCAGATCATCAACACCGAAGTCGCCTGGTATCTGGCGCGGTCGGAGACCTCCGTGCCCGCGCCGGTCAATCTCGTGACGCGGATCGCCTTCAATCCGAACGTGACGACCGCCTGGTTCGAGAGCGTGATGGGCATCATCAACAGTGTCACGATGCTCGCCATCATCCTGGCCGGCGCGGCGCTGGTGCGGGAGCGCGAGCACGGCACCATGGATCATCTGCTGGTGATGCCGGTGTCGCCGTTCGAGATCGCGATGTCGAAGATCTGGGCCAATGCGCTCGTGATCGCCGTGGCGGTCGTGATCGCCCTCTATGTCGTCGTGCAGGGAATCCTGCGCGTGCCGATCACGGGCTCGATCCCGCTGTTCATGGGTGGTGTGGTGCTCTATCTGTTTTTCGCCACCGCGGTCGGGCTGTTTCTCGGCACCATCGCACGCTCGATGCCGCAACTCGGCCTGCTCTATATCCTCGTCGCCGTGCCGATGAATCTGCTGTCCGGCGGCGCGACTCCGGTCGAGAGCCAGCCGGTGTGGCTCTCGACGATCATGAAGGCCTCGCCATCGACGCATTTCGTGTCGTTCGCGCAGGCCATTCTGTATCGCGGCGCCGGGCTCGATGTGGTGTGGCCGCAATTCGTGGCCGTGGCCGGCATCGCAGGACTGTTCCTGGCGCTGACCTTGTGGCGCTTCCGTGCCGCGGTGGGCGCGACCGGAGCGTGA
- a CDS encoding ATP-binding protein yields MSMLTPHGECLLWLPELIWVNAISDVLISFAFFTIAFVLAFIVYRRRDFQFSSIFWAFALWVSVCGMTRLIEVLTIWVPAYTLEAATKGFLAFMSVGIAAALLLMLPRVLTMPSRAQLRTAYAQLEEETRQRRTAEAMVRRFQEIEATEAQVRQAQKMEAIGQLTGGVAHDFNNILTVITGTIEILADAVKDRPQLVQITSLINSAAARGADLTRHLLAFARRQPLQPRSVDINGMVVDTARLLRRTLGEQIEIESMLAHDSAPAMIDPSQLSTAILNLALNARDAMPNGGKLTLETKNVHLDEAYAHMNPEVIPGNYVMIAVSDTGEGIPANLLDKVFEPFFTTKDVGKGVGLGLSMVYGFVKQSNGHIKIYSEPGHGTSVKLYLPQANADADAALSNSNAAGIERGDESILIVEDDSLVREYVIAQIKRLGYTTLAASKADEALAIIDSPARIDLLFTDIIMPGAMNGRQLAIEALKRRPHLRVLYTSGYTENAIVHHGRLDAGVLLLTKPYQSADLARMIRTALNS; encoded by the coding sequence ATGTCGATGCTCACGCCGCATGGCGAGTGCCTGCTATGGCTGCCTGAATTGATCTGGGTGAACGCCATCTCGGACGTCCTCATCTCCTTCGCATTCTTCACCATCGCGTTCGTCCTCGCCTTCATCGTCTATCGTCGCCGCGACTTTCAGTTCAGCTCCATTTTCTGGGCTTTCGCCCTGTGGGTCTCCGTCTGCGGGATGACGCGGCTGATCGAGGTGCTCACGATCTGGGTCCCTGCGTACACGCTCGAGGCTGCCACGAAAGGCTTCCTGGCCTTCATGTCGGTCGGCATCGCCGCGGCTCTGCTGCTGATGCTGCCGCGGGTGCTGACGATGCCGTCCCGCGCCCAGTTGCGGACGGCCTATGCGCAGCTCGAGGAGGAGACGCGGCAGCGGCGCACCGCGGAAGCGATGGTCAGGCGCTTCCAGGAGATCGAGGCCACCGAGGCGCAGGTGCGCCAGGCGCAGAAGATGGAAGCCATCGGCCAACTGACCGGCGGCGTTGCCCACGACTTCAACAACATCCTGACCGTGATCACCGGCACCATCGAGATCCTCGCCGACGCGGTGAAGGACCGTCCGCAGCTCGTGCAGATCACCAGCCTGATCAACTCGGCGGCCGCCCGCGGCGCCGATCTCACGCGCCACCTGCTGGCCTTCGCCCGCCGCCAGCCGCTGCAGCCGCGCAGCGTCGACATCAACGGCATGGTGGTCGACACCGCCCGCCTGCTGCGCCGAACGCTCGGCGAGCAGATCGAGATCGAATCGATGCTGGCGCACGATTCCGCGCCGGCCATGATCGACCCGAGCCAGCTGTCGACCGCGATCCTGAACCTGGCGCTCAATGCGCGCGACGCGATGCCGAACGGCGGCAAGCTGACGCTGGAGACCAAGAACGTCCACCTCGACGAGGCCTATGCGCACATGAATCCGGAGGTGATCCCCGGCAACTACGTCATGATCGCCGTCAGCGACACCGGCGAAGGCATTCCGGCCAACCTGCTCGACAAGGTGTTCGAGCCGTTCTTCACCACCAAGGACGTCGGCAAGGGCGTCGGCCTCGGGCTGAGCATGGTCTACGGCTTCGTCAAGCAATCCAACGGTCACATCAAGATCTACAGCGAGCCGGGGCACGGCACCTCGGTCAAGCTCTATCTGCCGCAGGCCAATGCCGACGCGGACGCGGCACTCTCGAACAGCAACGCTGCAGGAATAGAGCGCGGCGACGAATCGATCCTGATCGTCGAGGACGATTCGCTGGTGCGCGAATATGTCATCGCCCAGATCAAGCGGCTCGGCTACACCACGCTGGCGGCGAGCAAGGCCGACGAGGCGCTCGCCATCATCGACAGCCCCGCGCGCATCGATCTCCTGTTCACCGACATCATCATGCCCGGCGCCATGAACGGCCGTCAGCTCGCGATCGAGGCCTTGAAGCGACGCCCGCACCTCAGGGTGCTGTACACGTCGGGCTATACGGAGAACGCGATCGTGCATCACGGCCGGCTCGACGCAGGCGTGCTGCTGCTCACCAAGCCGTATCAGAGCGCCGATCTCGCCCGCATGATCCGGACGGCCCTGAATTCTTGA
- a CDS encoding DUF1348 family protein: MTVLAPPFTLETATKKVRVAEDGWNSRDPQRVSLVYTPDSRWRNRAEFINGRAEIVAFLTRKWAKELDYRLIKEIWAHSDNRIAVRFAYEWHDDSGNWFRSYGNENWEFDAQGLMQRRYACINDLPIKESERKFHWPLGRRPDDHPGLTELGL, encoded by the coding sequence ATGACCGTGCTGGCCCCACCCTTCACGTTGGAGACTGCCACCAAGAAGGTGCGCGTAGCTGAAGACGGCTGGAACAGCCGCGATCCCCAACGCGTGTCGCTGGTCTACACACCCGACAGCCGCTGGCGGAATCGCGCCGAATTCATCAACGGCCGTGCCGAGATCGTCGCCTTCCTCACCCGCAAATGGGCCAAGGAGCTCGACTACCGTCTGATCAAGGAGATCTGGGCCCACAGCGACAATCGGATCGCGGTGCGCTTTGCCTATGAGTGGCATGACGACAGCGGCAATTGGTTTCGGTCCTACGGCAACGAGAACTGGGAGTTCGACGCGCAAGGGCTGATGCAGCGCCGCTACGCCTGCATCAACGACCTGCCGATCAAGGAGAGCGAGCGCAAATTTCACTGGCCGCTGGGCCGCCGGCCGGATGATCATCCCGGGCTGACCGAACTGGGGCTGTAG